In one Spirosoma rigui genomic region, the following are encoded:
- the nuoD gene encoding NADH dehydrogenase (quinone) subunit D, whose protein sequence is MISEELDIAQKNVPARNDNGPVQYVNELTTLNLGPTHPATHGIFQNVLQMDGEKIVSGEQTIGYIHRAFEKIAERRPFYQITTLTDRMNYCSSPINNMGWHMTVEKLLGVEVPKRAQYIRVIMMELARLADHLICNGILGVDTGAFTGFLYIYQERENIYDIYEEVCGARLTTNMGRIGGMERDLSPTAIRKIKELLVRFPKVLTEFENLFNRNRIFMDRVVNVGGISAERALSYGFTGPNLRAAGVDYDVRVMNPYSSYQDFEFDIPVGQSGDTYDRFMVRNGEMWQSLRIIEQAINNLPEGSYYADAPQYYLPPKQEVYKNMEALIYHFKIVMGEIDAPVGEVYHAVEGGNGELGFYLISDGGRTPYRLHFRRPCFIYYQAYPEMCKGLTLSDAIVIMSSMNVIAGELDA, encoded by the coding sequence ATGATTTCCGAAGAACTCGACATAGCGCAGAAGAACGTTCCCGCCCGGAACGACAACGGCCCGGTTCAGTACGTCAATGAATTGACGACACTCAACCTTGGCCCCACTCACCCGGCTACGCACGGTATCTTCCAGAACGTTCTGCAAATGGACGGGGAGAAGATCGTATCGGGCGAGCAGACGATCGGTTACATCCACCGGGCGTTCGAGAAGATTGCCGAGCGCCGGCCCTTCTACCAGATCACTACCCTGACCGACCGCATGAACTACTGTTCATCGCCGATCAACAACATGGGCTGGCATATGACAGTCGAAAAGTTGCTCGGTGTTGAAGTACCCAAACGGGCGCAGTATATCCGGGTCATCATGATGGAACTGGCCCGTCTGGCCGACCACCTCATCTGCAACGGTATTCTGGGTGTCGACACGGGTGCGTTTACCGGCTTCCTTTACATCTACCAGGAACGGGAGAACATCTACGATATCTACGAAGAAGTTTGTGGAGCCCGGCTGACCACGAATATGGGTCGGATCGGCGGTATGGAGCGAGATTTGTCGCCCACCGCTATCCGCAAGATCAAGGAGTTGCTGGTACGGTTCCCTAAGGTGCTAACGGAGTTTGAAAACCTCTTCAACCGCAACCGGATCTTCATGGACCGCGTGGTAAACGTAGGCGGTATCTCGGCGGAACGGGCATTGAGCTACGGCTTTACGGGCCCTAACCTGCGGGCTGCGGGCGTTGACTACGACGTGCGGGTGATGAACCCCTACTCGTCCTATCAGGATTTCGAATTCGACATTCCAGTGGGACAGAGTGGCGATACCTACGACCGGTTCATGGTACGTAATGGTGAGATGTGGCAGAGTCTGCGCATCATTGAGCAGGCAATCAACAACTTGCCTGAAGGATCGTATTATGCCGATGCTCCCCAGTATTACCTGCCACCCAAGCAGGAGGTTTACAAAAACATGGAAGCACTGATCTACCATTTCAAAATTGTGATGGGAGAAATCGACGCGCCGGTTGGCGAGGTATACCATGCCGTGGAAGGGGGCAATGGTGAACTGGGCTTCTACCTCATCAGCGATGGAGGCCGGACGCCGTACCGACTGCACTTCCGGCGGCCCTGCTTCATCTATTACCAAGCCTACCCCGAAATGTGTAAAGGTCTGACCCTCTCCGACGCTATCGTAATCATGAGTAGCATGAACGTAATTGCGGGCGAGTTAGACGCGTAA